The window ACCGAAAGGAGAAATTTTTAATTAAAGTATACGACATTCTGGGGTGGCTTGAAAGGAACTTAAGATAGTTTTTTGTTACATtatcaaaaaaggaaaacaacTTAAGATAGTTTTATTTGGACAAAGGGGTCGGAGTAGGAAAAATCATTATTATGCGCATGATGATTTTATTTTCCCTGCTTATACCATGAAATATTGGAATAGCAAGATAAATTATTGCAGGAGGGAGAAAAGGAGAGAGACATAAAGGTTGATCTTTTACACTTTAGAAGATTGGCATGTTGCCAGAATAACTTCCTCCTGCAGTTAGATAGAAGTATAGAACTTGTGGTTCATCAACAGAGAGGGGGAGAGAGAGGGAGGGAGGGAGAGAGGGAGAGGGGGGGGGGAGATGATCTCTTGGGGTACCGTAGCATCAATGCGGTTGGAGCGTCAACATTAGTTCCAGCATTAAGTGAGAAATAGTACAAATTGCACGGGAAGGCTGATTAGTGGACTCATTTCATCGAGGGAAAGTGACTTTTTACAAGAACATTTGAAATCTGTGAGCAGCATGACTGTAATGATGCTGACGAGCAGTACTTGATACTTCAGCCACCCAAGTATCATACTGGTATATCAATCGCTTGATGGTTGTACGAGGGCGTGTCCAAAATAAAAGTTGGGTAGCAAGTTGATAGTGCATAGAACCTTTACTGTAGGAAGAGGGTGAAAGGCTAGTTTCTTGTGAGGCTTGGTGATGCTTCCGAAGCCAGAGGCGATGAACTACAGTGAATGACATCAGgtgatgaaaaaataaaaaacagcACTATCTCAGTCTATAAAGTAGGGCTTTAGTTTGTCCAGCATAGCACTTATAGGTTTATCCCATCTTCTTTGACCTTTTTTGTCACTACTCCTGATCATGTCTCTTTTGTAATGAAGTAAAGGACAAAGTAAAGGCCACAGATGATGCCGTCAGACTTGAAGAAAGTTTGGCTGGAGCATTTCATCATTTGACGTAATATTGGGTTTTGGGACTATATCAGCAGATAAGTCAACAGTATTGGGTAGTGAGGTATTGTCTCGCTAGAGGGGTTGATCCTGGGGTTTACCAGCTGTGACTGGAGGATGTAAACAGGTGCCAAAAGCTAAACTGTTGCTTCGTATTAATATTTTTCCCAAGATGAAACCTATATATGAATGACATGGTAGTGGATTAGCTAGAATTACTTATGGTGGTATATTTGTTCTTAGATCCAAATATTTTTGCATACCTACAGCTCATTTGGACACAAGCTGCTAGCCAACAAGCCTTGAGATCTGAGTAGTAACTTAGTATATACTTCTACTCCTCAGCTTCTGATTAAGATCTATTAGGATCGCGCTCCACCTAGAAATCCATGAATGTAGATTCTAGGTCCTTTGTTGACATCAATATGTTAGCAAATGGTGCATGTAACCTGTGAATTTTCTGAACACTGCAATTCAAATATGAAAACCAAAGAAAGGTATGGTAGTTACCATTTCTGGCTTTAGTTTTCCTTGTATTTTGAACGTCAGCTTGCGACATAAATGGTCATCTCAGTAAACTTTGGACTTGCTTTGCAGGTGCCTGGAAAATCAGCAAAGGAATGTTTTGACAAGATACATTCGGATTTCATGACCCCACCTCAGCCTCAACCACGTTCAAGGGTTAAAAAGATGAACACGTCATCACTTTCTCCTTGTGCAACTAAACTGCTCCTGTCCACGGGGAAAACCACCAAAAAGCTCAGATATAGCAAGCCGAAGAGCCATCTCTCACGGAAGAAAGTGAGACAACTACTGCAAAAGCAAAACGACGTAGATCGAGATAAGGAGGCAGACTTCTTCAATGTTCTTGAATCAACAGATCCAACTGCTAGGGCATTTTGCCAGAATGCAGAAATTTTCACCCCAGAGCGCAACGAAGAAGGTTTGCATTATTTTAGAAAGTGCGTGGAGAGATCCTCTTCAGCCCATAAAAAGCACCTTTCCCGATTAAGTGGTTCATCAGTAGCAGCTCTTACCAGCCCACCAGTGCTAAAGCCAATTAAGAACAAGGTGCTACATGAGAGGTACATTGATCAGCTACATTGCAGGGAAGCAAAGAGAAAAGCAGCCACTTCAAGATCAGCAAAGGGCCACCAAAATAAGAATGATCACAAGGATGAGAATGTCAGAAAAATGGATGTGATTAAAGTTGCAAAAAATGCTCTCATATCCAAAGCAAGAGATGCAATCAACCAGTTTCAGAATATACAGATACATGCTATGGACATCTTcaacgatgatgatgatgatcgtGATGAGATTCATAATTCTGATGATGACGCCGAGGATGTCTGATGAAAGGTGGACTTTGACATTTCCATCCCATGATAGTATTCACATTTGTATTGTTAACTTGATTTTCAGTAAGCTAACCCGAACTGTATCACTTTGAGTTAGGATTCAGTCAGTCTCAGGAACATACGTTCTGTAATAAAGCGTATTGTGTATATGTGAATCTGAGTCTCTCTTCTTGAAATTCAGCAATTCTTTAGTAGAGGCATGTGTAGAGTATAATGTATTTCAAGTGATAAGCTACCTGATGAAGTAGAAAAATgacataaaatagtaaaatctcTGATAGGAGAACAGTTTGTTACTTCAGTAATAAAAACTAAACATTCATATAGCTTAATGCTTAGTAGATTTAGAGTGTGTTAGGCCAAGCTGCTtattttgagaagcacttttgccTCGCACTTCATGTTAAAGATCCAATAATTCTAGCAAGACTGGAAAATCTTCTATCTTGTATTAATGCATGCAGGCATATTTAAATTACTGCTCCAATTTATTAGCTTGCATCTATACTCTCTCCTAGgagtgttcataaaaatccgaaaaatcgaaccaaaccgaaaaccaaccaaaaaaaccgatactttttggtttggtttggttttagttttgaaatttaaaaaccgatcaaatttggtttggttttggttttaataaaaaaaaaaccgaa is drawn from Nicotiana tabacum cultivar K326 chromosome 22, ASM71507v2, whole genome shotgun sequence and contains these coding sequences:
- the LOC142176743 gene encoding uncharacterized protein LOC142176743 encodes the protein MEESSSANGWTNKQELALQNAYFAAKATPNFWKKVAKMVPGKSAKECFDKIHSDFMTPPQPQPRSRVKKMNTSSLSPCATKLLLSTGKTTKKLRYSKPKSHLSRKKVRQLLQKQNDVDRDKEADFFNVLESTDPTARAFCQNAEIFTPERNEEGLHYFRKCVERSSSAHKKHLSRLSGSSVAALTSPPVLKPIKNKVLHERYIDQLHCREAKRKAATSRSAKGHQNKNDHKDENVRKMDVIKVAKNALISKARDAINQFQNIQIHAMDIFNDDDDDRDEIHNSDDDAEDV